The Heliomicrobium gestii genome segment TTTTCATTGAATACAGGCCGATCAGAAAGGGGAGCGACCGTGCAGGCCGACCAGAACAACAGCCATCCACAAACCGGCATCCCCGTTCCGACCGCATCGGTAGTCATTTATCCGCCCGTTCACTGGCCGGGACAAACAACGCCGCCGACGGGATTCCGCAGCGTCACCGGGCAACCGGAGCCGCATCAGCCAGCCAATCAGAGCGACAATCAACAGGGCGGCGACGGTTCACAGCAGCAGCAGGGAGCCAGTCAAGGTCAAAGCCAGGGGCAGGAACAGGGGCAGAATCAGCGGCAAGGGCAAGGTAAAGGACAAGGACAACGCACCGGTCAAAGTCAGGGTCGGGGGCAGGCGCAAAAAAACAACCCAGGGCCGCTCCAAGGGAAAAGCCCCACCTATCCGCCAGGTCAGGACACCCCCTACACCGGCTTTCCGGCTCCCTTCACCGGCGGGTTCCCCGCGCTGGGCAGCGACTCCTCCATGATGGTCGGCGTTCCTGCCGGATTTGGCGCTCAGCCGCCGGCCGGCTATGCTTTCGGGACGCCGGCGTACGGATACTCCCTCCCCGCCGCCCAGCCCATGTACGCCCCTGCTGCGCCGATGTTGTCTGCCGGGATGAACGCCCTGACCGACAAAGACCTGCTGCTGCTCATGGATTTGATGGCCCAGGAGATGAACGCGGCGCGCAAATGCCGGCACTTTGCCCGGTCTGTCGGCGACGAGGCCGTCGCCGCGGCGTTGCACCGGGCGGGCCAGATGCACCAGCGTCATCTGAAAGTGATGATTCAGCACTGCCAGGTCGGCGGCATACCGGCAAGCTTATGGTCGTAAGGGAGGACAGGAGATGGCCGGCGCGTTGAAAATGCGAAAAACGTCCCGCCAGTCGCCGAAGGGGCAAGGCAACGGCCAGGGGGATGGGCAACAAACCGATCCAAGCCATGGCCTGGGAAGCAATCCGTCCTACGCCCAGGCGACAGGAACAGCGACCGGGGGCGGCCCTCAAGGCTCCGATGAGCTGACCGCGCAGGAGATGTTTTGGGACGTCTTGGGCACGGAGAAACAACTGGCTCAGTTGTGCAATCGGGCGGCCTTAGAGGCGGGACAGCCGGGGCTCTACCAGGATCTGATGGCCATCCTCAACGAAACGCAGGCCTGCCACCGGGAACTGTTTCATGTGATGCTGCAGCGCGGATGGTACCACCTGCACCCGGCCGATCTGATGCAGACCCAGCAGGTTTTCCACGATTTTCACTCGATGGCGCAGTCCTTGAACAACCAAAACCAGGGCAATCAAGGCGAACCGGGCCAGTCAACACAGAGCGGCGGAAACGGCGCCGCTTCTGGGGGAAGCGCTTCCGGCGGTTCCGGCAACACTTCCGGCGGGTCTTCCAGCGGGGGAAGCGGCGGGAATTGAATCAGTTCTCTCCCAGCAACACCTGTTCGCGCAGGCGGCGCACCCCTTCCTTGATCGCTCGCGCCCGGACCTCGCCGATGCCTTCCACCTCATCCAGTTCCTCTGTGGAGGCGCGGCAGATGTTCTGGAGCCCGCCAAAGGCGCCGACCAGGTTTTCCACCACCGCATAGGGAAGGCGCGGGATTTTGGCCAGGATACGATACCCTCGAGGCGAGACGGACATATCCAGCACCCCCAGTCCCGACCCATAGCCGAGCGCGCGGGCGATGGGGAGCAGATCGGGAATGTCATTGGAGTGATGGCGGATCTCTTCGCGGATCTGTGTAACGGAACGGTTCTCCGTCGTCCGGTAGTCCTCGATGATCGACTGGCCCTGCTCCTCGATGTTGTCTACCAGTTCGGCCAACTGCATGCGCACGAGGCGTCCTTCGTTGCCCAATTCACAGATATACTGTTGCATCTCTTGAAACATGCGCGAAAACATCTCGATGCGCTGGAGGACACGGGCCACATCAAAGACGGTGACCAGGTCTTGAAACTCCATGATGGTCAGGCTGTGAAGGGCCTTGGTGATCACAGACCTATACTTTTCCAGGGTCTGCAAGCCTTGATTGGCCTTCGTCAGGATGGTCGGAATGTCGCGCAGGGTATAGCGGAGCGTCCCCTGGTAGAGGGTGATGATCCCGCGGCGCTGGGAGATGGAGACCACCATTTCGCCGGTCTGGCGGGCCACCCGCTCGGCCGTCCGGTGGCGAATGCCCGTTTCCCCGGAAGGGATGCCGGGATCGGGCACGAGCTGTGTGTTGGCATAGAGAATGCGGCTGGCGTCGCTGTTCAGGACGATGGCGCCGTCCATCTTGCCCAGTTCGTACATCGCCGCCGGCGAGTAGGGGCAGTTGATCAGGAAGCCGCCCTCGACCGCATCGAGCACCTGCCGGCTATCGCCAATGACGATCAGCGCGCCGGTCTTCGCCCGCAGGATGTTTTCCAACCCCTCTCGCAATGAGGTGCCGGGAGCGAGGACGCGCAGGGCCCTCAAAAATTTCTCATCGGGTTCTCTCATGATGCTACCCTCCCAAAAGTGCAGCGAGCGCTTCTTCCACCGTTTCCACAGCGATCAGTTCCAACCCGGTATCTTCCTTCAAGTATTTCCGGTTTTGTTTTGGGCAAACACAACGGGAGAATCCCAGTTTCAGCGCCTCATGCATGCGTTTTTCCAGGTGCCCCACAGCGCGCACCTCGCCCGTCAACCCCACCTCGCCGATGACGACCGCCGCCGGGTCAGCCGTCTGGTTGCGCCAACTGGAGGCAATGGCCGTCACGACAGCCAAATCGGCGGCCGGCTCGGCGATCTTCAGCCCCCCCGCCACATTGACATAGATGTCCTGTTGTCCCAACTGCAGCCCGAGGCGCTTGTCCAGGACCGCCGCCAGCAGCACCGTCCGGTTATAGTCGAGGCCTGTGGCCATGCGGCGGGGCTGGCCGAAACTGGTCGGCGCCACGAGCGCCTGAACCTCCACCAGAACCGGACGGGTGCCCTCCATGCAAGGGACGACAACAGACCCCGCCACCCCCTGGGTGCGCTCGGCCAGGAAAAAGGCCGACGGGTTGGGGACTTCCACCATGCCCTGGCCGATCATCTCAAAAATGCCCAATTCATTGGTCGAGCCAAACCGGTTTTTCACCCCGCGCAAGACCCGGTAGGGGTAATGGCGCTCCCCTTCCAGGTAGAGGACCGCATCCACCATATGTTCCAACACGCGGGGGCCTGCGATGGCTCCTTCTTTCGTCACATGGCCGACGAGCGTGACCGCCACGGAGAGGTCCTTGGCGATACGCAACAGTTGGGCGGCGCACTCGCGAACCTGAGCCACATTGCCCGGCGCCGAGCCCAATTCGTCCCAGTACATGGTCTGAATGGAATCGATGACAACCCAGCCGGGTTTTTGCCGTCGAATCATCTCGATGACGGCGGCGATGTCCGTTTCCGCCAACAGATACAGGTCGACCCCCTCGACACCGAGCCGGTGGGCCCGCATCTTGATCTGTTGAACCGACTCCTCGCCGGAGACATATAAGACCGGTCCCGACGACGCCGCGATGTGCCGGGCCGCCTGGATCAGCAGGGT includes the following:
- a CDS encoding spore coat protein, producing the protein MAGALKMRKTSRQSPKGQGNGQGDGQQTDPSHGLGSNPSYAQATGTATGGGPQGSDELTAQEMFWDVLGTEKQLAQLCNRAALEAGQPGLYQDLMAILNETQACHRELFHVMLQRGWYHLHPADLMQTQQVFHDFHSMAQSLNNQNQGNQGEPGQSTQSGGNGAASGGSASGGSGNTSGGSSSGGSGGN
- the disA gene encoding DNA integrity scanning diadenylate cyclase DisA, whose product is MREPDEKFLRALRVLAPGTSLREGLENILRAKTGALIVIGDSRQVLDAVEGGFLINCPYSPAAMYELGKMDGAIVLNSDASRILYANTQLVPDPGIPSGETGIRHRTAERVARQTGEMVVSISQRRGIITLYQGTLRYTLRDIPTILTKANQGLQTLEKYRSVITKALHSLTIMEFQDLVTVFDVARVLQRIEMFSRMFQEMQQYICELGNEGRLVRMQLAELVDNIEEQGQSIIEDYRTTENRSVTQIREEIRHHSNDIPDLLPIARALGYGSGLGVLDMSVSPRGYRILAKIPRLPYAVVENLVGAFGGLQNICRASTEELDEVEGIGEVRARAIKEGVRRLREQVLLGEN
- the radA gene encoding DNA repair protein RadA, with translation MAKAKSRFFCSECGQESLKWLGRCPGCGAWNTFVEEQVAKGGGEKSLANRFGATLSSGPIHIDQAEVQGNSRLSTGIAELDRVLGGGLVVGSLTLLAGDPGIGKSTLLIQAARHIAASSGPVLYVSGEESVQQIKMRAHRLGVEGVDLYLLAETDIAAVIEMIRRQKPGWVVIDSIQTMYWDELGSAPGNVAQVRECAAQLLRIAKDLSVAVTLVGHVTKEGAIAGPRVLEHMVDAVLYLEGERHYPYRVLRGVKNRFGSTNELGIFEMIGQGMVEVPNPSAFFLAERTQGVAGSVVVPCMEGTRPVLVEVQALVAPTSFGQPRRMATGLDYNRTVLLAAVLDKRLGLQLGQQDIYVNVAGGLKIAEPAADLAVVTAIASSWRNQTADPAAVVIGEVGLTGEVRAVGHLEKRMHEALKLGFSRCVCPKQNRKYLKEDTGLELIAVETVEEALAALLGG